One part of the Streptomyces lydicus genome encodes these proteins:
- a CDS encoding aspartyl/asparaginyl beta-hydroxylase domain-containing protein: MNVNDSSTPAEAVRLLPALDADRLVADLMTARDHLWDEQSSYTNGRVSRWAEQDWRCLSVRSPDGDKKRTDPGGPGSAEFADTEWLDHMPYVREVLRSIPGPLYAVRFMDLGPGVVGYRHSDPKFAPDWGMARLHIPVTTHEDASLDLDGEIHRWQPGEFWFGDFSRKHQIQNLGPEHRVHLVVDVLVTPELARLFPADWADYFNGPEVLYNRPTVALTDRERKAARCSFDAPAHLLEIEEFGSLTGPQPQAGFSIVDTGTGLAVRSPQDHLFPLAALGGNEYRLVGWSEERTLTTRLDGPRPEVELTYRKGHRSERLLVPATPAA; this comes from the coding sequence GTTCGGCTGCTCCCCGCGCTGGACGCCGATCGGCTGGTGGCCGACCTCATGACGGCGCGCGACCACCTGTGGGACGAGCAGAGCTCGTACACGAACGGGCGCGTGTCCAGGTGGGCCGAGCAGGACTGGCGCTGCCTCTCGGTGCGCAGCCCCGATGGTGACAAGAAACGTACCGACCCGGGGGGGCCTGGCTCTGCGGAGTTCGCCGACACCGAGTGGCTGGACCACATGCCCTACGTGCGGGAGGTCCTTCGCTCGATACCCGGCCCCCTCTACGCGGTCCGCTTCATGGATTTGGGGCCCGGTGTCGTCGGATACCGCCATTCCGATCCCAAGTTCGCCCCGGACTGGGGCATGGCCCGGCTGCACATCCCGGTCACCACCCACGAGGACGCCTCGCTGGACCTCGACGGGGAGATCCACCGCTGGCAGCCCGGTGAGTTCTGGTTCGGCGACTTCAGCCGCAAGCACCAGATCCAGAACCTCGGCCCCGAGCACCGGGTGCACCTCGTCGTGGACGTGCTCGTCACACCGGAGCTCGCACGGCTGTTCCCGGCCGACTGGGCCGACTACTTCAACGGTCCGGAGGTGCTCTACAACCGTCCCACCGTGGCCCTGACCGACCGGGAGCGGAAAGCGGCGCGGTGTTCGTTCGACGCGCCGGCGCACCTGCTGGAGATCGAGGAGTTCGGGTCACTCACCGGCCCGCAGCCGCAGGCCGGCTTCAGCATCGTCGACACCGGCACGGGCCTTGCCGTTCGCTCTCCCCAGGACCACCTCTTCCCGCTGGCGGCCCTCGGCGGAAACGAGTACCGCTTGGTCGGGTGGAGCGAGGAGCGGACCCTCACCACGAGGCTGGACGGTCCGCGGCCCGAAGTCGAACTGACCTACCGCAAGGGCCACCGGTCCGAGCGGCTGCTCGTCCCGGCCACGCCGGCGGCGTGA
- a CDS encoding isopenicillin N synthase family dioxygenase produces the protein MTDTFPVLDLRDAAGSEEDRAAFLSRLRTAVHEIGFFQLVGHGIEDADDMLELTRRFFALPEADRLALNILDSPLFRGYSELGREHTKGIPDQRRQLDIGPEQAATPSAPGDPAYRCLIGRNQWPAAMPELRPAIESWITRLTDLSHRLLRLLLESLDAPAGFLDDVVDPDPQIHLKLLHYPGPTQPGEDAGAGQGTGIHNDLGLLTLLVQDDNGGLQVAVEEDRFADVPVIPGAFVVNLGELLEVATRGYVRATLHRVVRPAPGVDRYSIPFFYNPRLDATMQPLPSPYVEGAGGVIDVAGNPLFALYGDNVMKGLIRSFPDIVARHHPNLAPAAGSRSS, from the coding sequence ATGACCGACACCTTTCCCGTGCTCGACCTCCGTGACGCCGCCGGTTCGGAAGAAGACCGGGCAGCGTTCCTGTCCCGGTTGCGCACGGCCGTGCACGAGATCGGCTTCTTCCAGCTCGTCGGCCACGGCATCGAGGACGCCGACGACATGCTGGAGCTCACCCGCCGGTTCTTCGCCCTGCCCGAGGCCGACCGGCTCGCGCTGAACATCCTTGACTCGCCACTCTTCCGCGGCTACTCCGAACTCGGCCGCGAGCACACCAAGGGCATCCCCGACCAGCGCCGGCAGCTGGACATCGGGCCCGAGCAGGCTGCGACGCCGTCCGCGCCCGGCGATCCCGCCTACCGGTGCCTGATCGGCCGGAACCAGTGGCCCGCGGCGATGCCCGAGCTGCGCCCGGCCATCGAGTCATGGATCACCCGGCTGACCGACCTGTCCCATCGACTGCTGCGGCTCCTGCTCGAGTCGCTCGACGCCCCCGCCGGGTTCCTGGACGACGTGGTCGATCCGGATCCGCAGATCCACCTCAAGCTCCTGCACTACCCCGGCCCCACGCAGCCGGGCGAGGACGCCGGCGCCGGCCAGGGGACCGGCATTCACAACGACCTCGGGCTCCTCACCCTGCTCGTCCAGGACGACAACGGCGGCCTCCAGGTCGCGGTCGAGGAGGACCGGTTCGCCGACGTGCCGGTGATCCCCGGAGCGTTCGTGGTCAACCTGGGAGAGCTGCTGGAGGTGGCGACGAGGGGCTACGTGCGTGCCACCCTCCACCGGGTGGTCCGGCCCGCCCCGGGAGTCGACCGCTACTCCATTCCCTTCTTCTACAACCCTCGGCTGGACGCCACGATGCAGCCATTGCCCAGCCCCTACGTCGAGGGTGCCGGCGGAGTCATCGACGTCGCCGGCAACCCGTTGTTCGCCCTCTACGGCGACAACGTCATGAAGGGGCTGATCCGGTCCTTCCCCGACATCGTGGCCCGGCACCACCCGAACCTGGCCCCGGCAGCCGGGTCCAGGAGCTCCTGA
- a CDS encoding 7-cyano-7-deazaguanine synthase, whose product MSKTVAIVSGGLDSVTMAYHLQAQGHTLHLLSVNYGQRHLVEHEFAAKAARSLGVPHDVVDLSPVGTLLSGSSLTDPRVDVPDHRSGSSGGSPNVVPNRNALLLSVAFAVAVAQKAEAVAVGVVDDLQAAPDSNAAFIDSFLAMERIATRGYAHPDLTLTAPLVRLRKSDVVSLGEELGVPWTDTWSCFRGDALQCGRCAACRERQEAFRDAGVTDPTDYRTSDSKELP is encoded by the coding sequence ATGTCGAAAACTGTCGCAATCGTGTCCGGCGGCCTGGACTCGGTCACCATGGCCTACCACCTCCAGGCACAAGGACACACACTCCACCTGCTGTCCGTGAACTACGGTCAGCGTCATCTCGTCGAGCACGAGTTCGCCGCGAAGGCGGCTCGATCGCTCGGGGTGCCGCACGATGTCGTCGATCTCAGCCCCGTCGGCACGCTCCTGAGCGGCTCCTCGCTCACCGACCCACGCGTCGACGTGCCGGATCACCGAAGTGGGTCCTCCGGCGGGAGCCCGAACGTGGTGCCCAACCGCAACGCGCTTCTGCTGTCCGTCGCCTTCGCGGTCGCCGTCGCCCAGAAGGCGGAAGCGGTGGCCGTCGGGGTGGTCGACGACCTGCAGGCCGCGCCCGACAGCAATGCCGCGTTCATCGATTCCTTCCTCGCCATGGAGCGGATCGCGACCCGGGGATACGCGCACCCCGACCTGACCCTGACAGCGCCGCTGGTCAGGCTGCGCAAGAGCGACGTGGTGTCGCTCGGTGAGGAACTCGGTGTCCCCTGGACCGACACCTGGAGCTGCTTTCGTGGCGACGCGCTGCAGTGCGGACGGTGCGCCGCCTGCCGGGAGCGGCAGGAAGCGTTCCGGGACGCCGGCGTGACCGACCCGACGGACTACCGGACCAGCGATTCGAAGGAGCTGCCATGA